Proteins co-encoded in one Chrysemys picta bellii isolate R12L10 chromosome 13, ASM1138683v2, whole genome shotgun sequence genomic window:
- the LOC101952633 gene encoding olfactory receptor 5AP2-like has product MEERKWGNQTLIREFILLELGNIAEVQVLLFLLFLAIYIVTMAGNILIIALVMANRRLHTPMYFFLWNLSCLETCYSSTILPRMLASLLTGERTISVSGCITQLHFFGFLAATECYLLAAMSYDRYLAICKPLQYAICMNGRNCLWLASGSWISGFLGSTIMTFLVSKLTFCGANEIDHFFCDFTPMIKLSCSDISLTTLVTLILSSMETLVPFLLTMTSYVCIIVTILRIPSTSGRQKAFSTCSSHLAMVTIFYGTIIIVYVMPKNSTLRELNKVFSVFYTVLTPLANPLIYSLRNREVKEALRKFYTKYLAFSCFNALE; this is encoded by the coding sequence ATGGAGGAAAGAAAGTGGGGAAATCAGACGTTGATCAGAGAATTCATCCTCCTGGAATTGGGGAATATCGCTGAAGTGCAAGTTCTTCTCTTCCTGTTGTTTCTAGCGATCTACATTGTGACCATGGCTGGGAACATTCTGATCATTGCCCTAGTTATGGCTAATCGACGTCTtcatacccccatgtacttcttcctgtggaatttgtcctgcttggagacctgctacagtTCCACAATCCTTCCCAggatgctggccagtctcctgactggggaaaGAACCATTTCTGTTAGCGGCTGCATCACGCAACTTCATTTTTTTGGTTTCCTGGCAGCTACAGAATGTTACCTGCTAGCagcgatgtcttatgatcggtatctAGCAATATGCAAACCACTGCAATATGCCATCTGCATGAATGGTAGGAACTGCCTCTGGCTGGCGTCTGGGTCTTGGATCAGTGGATTTCTGGGCAGTACAATAATGACATTTTTGGTGTCAAAATTAACTTTCTGTGGCgcaaatgaaattgaccatttcttttgcGATTTCACCCCAATGATtaaactctcctgcagtgacatCAGCCTGACCACCCTGGTGACCCTGATTCTTTCTTCCATGGAAACCCTGGTTCCATTTCTGTTAACCATGACATCCTATGTTTGCATCATAGTGACCATTCTAAGGATCCCTTCCACCAGCgggaggcaaaaggccttttccacctgctcctctcacctcgcCATGGTCACAATTTTTTATGGCACTATAATTATAGTCTATGTGATGCCAAAAAACAGTACACTGAGAGAGCTGAACAAAGTGTTCTCCGTCTTCTACACTGTCCTGACTCCCCTGgccaaccccctcatctacagcctgagaaacagagaggtcaaggaggCCCTGAGAAAATTTTACACTAAGTATCTTGCATTCTCATGTTTTAATGCATTGGAATAA
- the LOC101952908 gene encoding olfactory receptor 6N1-like — MADMELGNETAGKEFILLGFGKLPELKSFLFLLFLLIYIVTLAGNILIAALVVADQHLHTPMYFFLGILSCLEICYTSTILPRELASLLTGDRTISVSGCFIQYYFFAGLAAAECYLLSVMSYDRYLAICKPLHYGTVMNGKFCLQLAAGSCIIAFVVVTILICLMSQLTFCGPSKIDHFFCDFTPVVQLSCGDTYLIELVAFCFASIDIFPPFLLTLTSYIYIIVSIIRIPSTTGKQRAFSTCSSHLIVVTTFYGTLIMVYVVPKTHTLRNLNKVFSVFYTVLTPMVNPLIYSLRNKEVKEALKKSLNRFVAFVRIW, encoded by the coding sequence ATGGCAGACATGGAACTAGGAAATGAAACGGCCGGCAAggaattcatcctcctgggatttggAAAACTCCCTGAACTGAAGAGCTTTCTCTTCCTACTCTTTCTACTGATCTACATTGTGACCCTGGCTGGGAACATCCTCATTGCAGCAttagttgtggctgatcagcaccttcatacccccatgtacttcttcctggggattttgtcctgcttggagatctgctacacctccaccatcctgcccagggagctggccagtctcctgactggggacagaaccatttctgttagTGGTTGTTTTATACAGTATTATTTCTTTGCTGGCCTGGCAGCTGCAGAATGTTACCTCTTATCtgtgatgtcttatgatcggtatttagctaTATGTAAACCACTGCATTATGGAACTGTTATGAATGGCAAGTTTTGCCTCCAGTTAGCAGCAGGGTCTTGCATCATTGCCTTTGTGGTTGTCACCATATTAATATGTTTGATgtcacaattaactttttgtGGTCCCAGTAAAATTGATCATTTCTTTTGTGACTTCACCCCAGTGGTCCAACTGTCCTGCGGTGATACCTACTTGATAGAACTTGTTGCTTTCTGTTTTGCTTCCATAGATATCTTTCCCCCGTTTCTATTAACCCTGACATCCTATATCTATATCATAGTCAGTATCATAAGAATCCCATCCACTACTGGGAAGCAAAGggcattttccacctgctcctctcacctgaTTGTCGTTACAACCTTCTACGGGACCCTAATCATGGTGTATGTTGTACCAAAAACACATACATTGAGAAACCTGAACAAAGTGTTCTCTGTCTTCTACACAGTCCTGACTCCAATGgtcaaccccctcatctacagcctgagaaacaaagaggtcaaGGAGGCTTTGAAGAAATCTCTCAATAGATTTGTGGCTTTTGTGAGAATTTGGTGA
- the LOC101953193 gene encoding olfactory receptor 5AP2-like: MAKTEWRNQTVITEFILLEFGDLQNLQFPLFLLFLVIYIVTMAGNLTIVVLVVIDRHLHTPMYFFLGNLSCLETCYSSTIMPRMLASLWAEDRTISVSSCIMQFYFFGCLAGTECFLLSVMSYDRYLAICNPLRYAAIMNTRACIQMAAGCWISSFALNSIIVYLIFQLVFCGPKEIDHFFCDFTPLIKLSCSDTHLLTLADFSFSTICALPPFLLTLASYVCIIITILRIPSTTGQQKAFSTCSSHLIVVTTFFGTLIIVYMVPPVNAPIDLKKIFSVFYTVLIPLVNPLIYSFRNKEVNISLRKSVRKFVVFMRRQKKLLD, encoded by the coding sequence ATGGCAAAAACAGAATGGCGAAATCAAACAGTCATCACAGAATTTATCCTTCTGGAATTTGGGGATCTCCAGAATCTGCAGTTtcctctcttcctgctgtttctagtgatctacattgtgACCATGGCCGGGAACCTCACCATTGTTGTGCTAGTTGTGATTGATcggcaccttcacacccccatgtacttcttcctgggaaacttgtcctgcttggagacctgctacagctCCACCATCATGCCCAGAATGCTGGCCAGTCTCTGGGCTGAGGACAGAACCATTTCCGTTAGCAGCTGCATCATGCAGTTTTACTTCTTTGGTTGCCTGGCTGGTACTGAGTGTTTCCTCTTATCTGtaatgtcttatgatcggtatttagccaTATGTAATCCACTGCGCTATGCAGCTATAATGAACACCAGGGCTTGTATCCAGATGGCCGCAGGGTGCTGGATAAGCAGCTTTGCCCTCAACAGCATCATTGTCTATTTGATTTTCCAGTTAGTGTTCTGTGGTCCTAaggaaattgaccatttcttttgtgatttcaccCCACTGATCAAACTCTCCTGCAGTGATACCCACTTACTCACCCTAGCTGATTTCTCATTCTCTACCATAtgtgccctgcccccatttctaTTAACGCTGGCATCCTATGTTTGTATCATCatcaccatcctgagaatcccttctaCCACCGGGCAGCAAAAGGCATTTTCCActtgctcctcccacctcattgtGGTTACCACTTTCTTTGGCACCCTGATAATTGTCTATATGGTGCCACCCGTCAACGCTCCAATAGATTTAAAGAAAATTTTCTCTGTCTTCTACACTGTTCTAATTCCATTGGTCAATCCCCTCATATATAGTTTCAGAAACAAAGAAGTAAACATCTCCCTGAGGAAATCTGTCAGGAAATTTGTTGTCTTTATGAGGAGGCAAAAAAAATTACTAGATTAA